CATCGGGGATGGCATTTTTGAATTAGAATCATTAGGTTGAGGACTACTCATTATTAGTTGCACAATCAATATGAACTTGGGTCTCGAGATTTTTCTGTTCgaatacattttttttttctctctttctcttaCACCTTCAAACAAGCAATTGactacaacaacacaaAGTCAACTATAacatttcatttttcaatcagTCAAACTATCACTACTATATCACCTACCCAGACATGGATGTATTACTATCGATTTTTGGAACTTGCTTGCCTTGCTTCCCCACTTTATCCTCTCCatcaattataataaataacaacaaatacCGCATCATTAGACTATTAGGCGAAGGTGGATTTTCGTATGTCTACTTGGTGTCTTCTCAAAGCCAACCGTCATCTCAATATGCTCTAAAGAAAATTCGTTGTCCCTATGGAATTCAAGATGAGAGTTTTAAAAATGCTGTTAGAGAAATTAAGAACTACCACCGATTCAAATCACCATACATCATTTCAAGTATCGACGAATTAATACAACTGGAAACTGACGGgtcaaaaaatatttatattctaTTGCCATTTTTCCAAAAGTCTTTACAGGACATCATCAATGAGTTGgttttaaataattctaaAATGGAGGAATCTGAAATTCTAAGAGTTTTTATTGGTACTTGCCGTGGGTTGAAAGTTATGCACAACCACAAAAAAACTGcaacttcaacaacacgattggatgatgatgaacaaGACGTGTTATTGCCAACTAGTGAGGATGACGAATATGAAGATTTTACCAACAGCAccgacaacaacaacaacaacaacgtcCAGATGCAAGAGTTGGTTCCATTTGCTCATCATGACTTGAAGCCAGCGAATGTCATGTTATCCGCTGAAGGGTTGCCAGTGCTTTGTGACTTGGGATCGTGTTCAAGAGCAAGAATATCGGTCCGCAATCGTCAACAAGCCTTGACTGTACAGGAGTTTGCCCAAGAACACTGTACTTTACCGTATAGAGCCCCAGAGTTGGTTGATGTTGCCACTAATTGTGAAATTACGGAAAAAACCGATATCTGGTCATTAGGATGCTTATTGTATTGCTGCTGCTTTGGCTATTCTCCATTCGAGAAACTAGAGATAGAACAGGGTGCTAACTTAAACTTGGCTATCTTACAAGGAAAATATGAAATACCGAAAGGCAACAATGGCTACGACctgaaattgattgaattgataaaaaagtGTTTACAATTAAACCCAGACAGTAGACCTGATATAGACGAATTGTTAAATGACGTCTTGGAATTAACGAGACAGTTAGGAACGTAAATACACATGCATTTAAGTTGCTTTAAAATTTCTCTGGCAGTATAGGTGTATAGAATGTATTGTGCGGATTTGCGGTAAAAATACAACACgtaatttattgttttttttttcccagAACCCAACATTTGTTTATTCATTGATTATTACCATGACTTTAACTAAATACCAACGAGGCGACCTTATAGAGGGTTGGAATGATTGCCCTGTACCCCTAGCTCATAAAGAACCATTACAACATGCAAGCCTTCAACAGGAAATAGACACCCACAAGGTCATCGATATACTAAACAAACTATTCCAATGTAATATCGACTTGCCAGAACGTGAAATAAAACATtatgaaacaaaattagTAAATAGTGTTGACAAAATGTCCAAGTCCAATATCAACTTCGTCTATCATATGTGTGACAGGATTCTACAGTATCAGAGCCAGGGCAGTTTCTCAGAAGTGAggaatgaattgaaaaatgaagtTATTGAATATATGATGGTCCATGAAGGAGTCAGTAGTTGGTGCTCAccattaaagaaaataataaccaGCATAAATTAGAAGTTTTATATATGCATATACATTCAAGATGTAATTACTTCCCTACTATACATAGATGATAATACacaatgcaaaaaaaaaaaaaatagaaaccCAAAAGCTATACTGAACATCTCGATTAGAACTTCTTTCTCTTCCCGATTTGGGCTTGGAACCCAGTCTTGATCGAAGACACGGATCTCGTAGAACCACATGCCTTACAACTCAAGAAATGTAAACGGTTGGCACTTTCTCTCTTCAACTCGGTATTCATACTCTTACATGTCTTACAAGTGACATATTCAATAATGTATCTTCTCAAAACAGATTCCATTTGTTTTGGTTGGAATTTACCCTTTAATATCAATCTCTTTTCACCATCAATGGAACCAGTAGTACCCAATTCTGCAAACAAATATTGGATTAAATGTTCTGGACTTCTCTGTAAAACGGTAGCAATTTCTTGAACGTTGGCAAACAATGTCTTTTTGGAACCTTCTCTTTGGACTATTGGTGGAGGAATACGGAATTTTGGACCAGATCTGTCACCAGCCAATTCAGGgttgttcttcttcaaaatatcaaagaAACGTGACAACAAGTCAGGATAAGATAATCCAATTGCTGATTGATCATTTGTGGCACCATTGGTAGATTCTGTAATGTCTTCCACACCTGCTTCTTCTAATTGTTGCTCGAACTCATTGAGATCCAAGCTTTTAGtactctttttctttttcttctttaaaGTTAAATCGCCCAATGACGATGATAAGTCTTCATCTACTGACGGCGACCCTGATTCTTCTGCTGACTTCTTAGACGACgacttcttctttttctttaacccagaaaacaaatcatcaacCGATGCATCACCTGGTTGTGGTGTTGATTCCTTGGAATCTGTGTCGTCCACCACAGAAGCAACCTTCTTGgactttttcttcttcttcaaactTGGATCAAAACCTAAATCAGACATGTTCTATTAGTTTATATTTGGTATCTGTATGAATGGCGTTGtatgtttgaaaaatttattggccaaaaaaaaaaaaaatgataaaaaatttttcttttagtcATTCTTGCACGTACATGGGAAAAGCAATCCAGGGTCGTGCAAACACCCCAAATCGTGGTAAGTATATGGCTGTACTCTACAATGTAGACATCAAAGCATAATTGTGTTACGAATTAGTTACATTATTTACTACTCTATTGCTCATCTATGTTCAAGGCTTGGGTCTTTTGTTCTAAACTGTCACCTTCAGTGCTTGTATTGTCCAATTTGGATTTAAACACAGCATCTCTGGCCTGGTCATCTGCCAATTTACTTTCCTTACCTGGCTGATAGGTAATTTTAGTTGTTCCTTCAGCTTCGTTTTCTTGCACATCGAAGGCATCTTCAGGAGTAAATTTCTTCAAGTACCAATTCTCAACTTCAGTTTGTCCACCCAGTTCAGCTTCATAAATACAATCATGTCCagaattgtttttgataaatGGGTCTGCATTTACTTCCTCTACCAAGTATTCAACCACCTCCAAATGCCCATTGTAGGATGCCCAATGTAAAGCAGTGTTTCCATTCTCATTCTTTGCTTCAAGGAGCTGTTTGACATCGTCTTTCTCTAAGAGCAGtatcaaatatttaacCACAGGTAAATGTCCATTAGCTGCAGCCATATGTAATGGTGTACTTAAAGTGATATCGTCTTTGATTATAGTTAATGTCTTTGGagttatcaatttttctaaatcaaaaatttccTGTAATGTTTCTAGATCCCCTACTCTAGAATCGTATATTACCACATCCATTTCCTCTTGAGTTAGTTTGGTTATTTCCAGCATTGTTAGCGATGTATGTTTGGCGatagaaagagaaaaagagatGAGATTGAATTTAGTTTTGTAGACCAGAAAAAATTCTACAAATTCTGATTACGTAACCATAATTCCAAgtcatttttatttcctTTCTTTTACCATTGCACCTGACTATGACACCTCCAAAGATTGAAGAGCTTCCGGACGAAGAGCCCAAAGTGGCAAAACCACCCAAGAAGAACCCATTTGCATTACGTCCCAAAAAGACAACTATTCAAAGATCTGTGGATGAGGTGTACCCATTACGAAAGGGCCTCAATAAACCCGAGATCAAAAGCACCAAACCAATCGACTTGTTATTcgaaaaattggaaaatgtGTTGGATTTAGAGTATGATCAGTTGACTATCGATGTCTTGTACCAACGTTTGTTCAATGATAAACAAGAGTTTGATTCTTTTACGAAAAGATATGAAGTTATTGAGCAATTGCTagattatttgattgatataCAGAAATTGTCAATGAACTCGATTCAAAACGACGATAAAAATCTTATTGCCATTTCATTACATGACCTCAAGACATTTAGTAAGTTACTTAATGTCATCATCATACACGGCGTGTATCCGCCTTTGAATATACTCCGCATAGGTATACAGTTTGAAAAAAGgcaattaaagaatttttcaaacaacaagaacttGATTAAGATTGACAAGTTGCCTCAGACTGATTTTGCATATATTGAAAAGCTTTTGACTTTGATTTATACAAAGCTATTGCGGGTTTTACTGATAAAATCTGATGTTGCtagtttattattaaaggGAACCGGCTACACCGACTTTTTGGTTGTGGCTATTACATTGATTGTCATCCCTCAGTTTAATTCCAGTGATATCGACTTTGCTAAAATTGAAAGCATAGCATCGACGTTTGAGTTATACCAGACATATTCTTTGTTGTTAACCACACCATCTCCAGctattttcaaaaagttTGTAATGTCACATTTGGGGTCACTCCACTATTCAAGACCAAATGGTATACTCACACTAATTGAGTTTGTTCTTGGGTTGCGAGACCAAGAGGAAATAAACATCGAAAAGTTTGATAATGTGGCAAATGTTGTTTTGCAGAAACCCGCCAACGTCGACACCAAGAGTTATTTTATGTCAGTTGGGAATCAAATGTATGACTTGTTGATTAATATCAACCGACCAAATGTTACTTCATGTGTGGCATAtgttttggaaaaattatGGCAGAGAAACAAACTAGTTGTAACGgattttgttttgcaaAGAATATGGAACAACTTCAATCCTCCACCAAAAGACGAAGGTATCTTAGTGACTGAAGCCCAATTGAATAACAATATTAATGTGATATTATCTTTAACCAAAAAGGGGTTGGAACCCGATTTATACCAAGCTGTTATTCAACCTGTGTTACTACCACTTTGGGGGTATTACACCTTTCTAAAACAAAACGGTAAAGAAGGTGGGGTCGCCTTGAACATTTTGACTAGCTATTTTACATTAATGAAGGGTATCGACGATCTGGGATTGCCAACTATAGCTAAAAATTTACTTTACAAACATGGAGAAAACTGGAAATATGAATTTGGCGACAACAACTTGACCCAAATTGTGACAGAAAAACCCGAATTTGTATCTCAGAGCAAAGAgtccaaaatcaataaattcttgAACGATTTGGACTTTGCTTGCGAATTGTTTGTCAAGGTATTGGAGGAATTGGATGATAGTCTAATTCAACAGCTATTTGTAAAAATCTTGAACAACTGGTTAAACAATGACACACAAATTTTAGGAGGCGAAGAAAGAGATCCATTTCTAATGCTTCTTGATTTACGtttattagaaaaaatAGGGGAGAAGTTTAGAGAGAATTTAGCAACGAACCCAATTGATATGTTAGAATTGGTACAGAGTTTTCTCAGTTCCTACAAGCCAAACAGCAAAGAGAATGAACACAGCGCCGAAGATTCAGACGACGAAATGGATGACGATGAGCTGGAGTTTAATCTGGATCAAACTATAACTGTTCTCCTCCAGTTATTGTCAGCAATTATTTCCGAAAACGATATTATTCTTGACAACAAGGGTTCCGAGTTGTTGTCGagtatcaaaaaaattctaTCGACGAATTCACAGTTTCAAGCTAGCTCACTTAAGGGTTCAGCAGATGCATTATGcacaagaattgaaagtttACTATCTAACAATAATGAGATACTTCCTGCCAACGAATCTGAAGCCcagaaacaaattttgcAGCGGGCCATAACCAATTTAAACGACCCCTTAGTACCCATTCGAGCCCATGGATTATATTTGTTGAgacaattgattgaaatgaAAAGCTCAGTAATTACATTGGATTTTGCAATAAATTTACATCTCGTACAATTGAAAGACCCAGAACCATTTATATATCTCAACGTGATCAAAGGACTTGAAACTTTAATTGAGTGGAACGAGCCACTAGTTTTGGATAGCTTGTGCAAGTTATATTTACAAGATGATGTTGAGTTGGACGAAAAACTAAGAATTGGAGAGGTGATTCTTCGGTATATTCAAAGAGCAGGGCAAACATTTACCGGGAATTCTGCTAAATTGATTGTAGAAACAACATTGGCGGTGATTCGAAGAGCAGGCAACAATAGAAAAGATGACAGATTAAGAATGTCGAGCATGTCGTTGTTGGGTACATGTTGCAAGGTCAATCCGTTGGGGatgattgataatttgaacTATGCGTTGGATGCAAGTATTGGTATTTTGGAATTAGAAACAGACAAGGATCAAGCTATAATGAGACGTGCAGCCATTATGTTGATATATGATTTGATACTAGGAACATCAGAGACTGACAAAGTCGAGTTTCCTCAGCAGTACAAAAGCAAGGTTATAACTGTATTGAGATATGTTGCTGAAACAGATAACGATTTATTGGTCAGAGAACAGGCACAAAAAGTGTTCGCAACCGTGGAAGAGTTGATTGAATTAGCCATGGAATTATACAAAGAGGAAAATCAAGTACAATGATAGATAGCTCCAAACATGGCAAGCTGTTGTCAACTAAAGTCCCCTTTTAAGTATTGCATCATCGGACTAAAAGAACCACCACAATTTCGCACAATCCAGACTAACTTGAGATTCTCTCTATTCAGCAAAGCTAAAGTAATCTACCCATGTTAGTTTGATCTACTGCTTAGTTTCCTCTCTTATAGTATATAAAAGGCCAGGATATTCCTCTATTTATACAAAACAATTTCGTGAACTAGTGGTTgttatttatcaatttgatgCCACAGTTATGACTGCTACCAAATTATCGCGCTCATTGTCGAGCTCCTCTAATGTCACCACACCTTTGCTTAAAAAAGATGATTACACAATTACTATCGTACCATCGAACTCGTCTTCCGAGGCAAACGAAATCGGGGATAACCCATTTTTGGATCCGAAAGTTGAAGAGTATTATCGAGAGGTATACCAGACATCAAATTATGAATGTTATCCTGCATTTGATCCGCAGTTTGAATGgacaaaagaagaagagcAGAATGTTGTTCGCAAGCTCAACTATAGAGTGGCTTTAGCAGCATGTCTTCTTTTCGTTGGCTTGCAGATTGACAGGGGAAATCTTCAACAGGCAATCAGCGATAATATGCTTAACGATTTGGCTCTAACAACCAATGAGTATAACTTGGGAAACACCTTATTCTACAGCTGCTTCTTATTGGCAGAAGTACCTTCACagttaatttcaaaaagttTGGGACCAGACATTTTCATTCCGATTCAAATGTGTGCTTGGTCCGTTGTTGCAATTAGTCAGGCAGCTTTGTCAGGGAAAGTATCCTTTTATTTGACAAGAGCATTGATAGGGATGCTAGAAGGCGGGTTTATTGCTGACTTGGTACTATGGCTAAGCTATTTTTTCACCAGCAAAGAGTTGCCAATTAGATTGTCGTGGTTTTGGACCACTTTAGCAGTAGTTCAAATCGGTTCTTCATTGCTTGCATGCggtattttgaaaatgaggGGCCTTGCCGGATTAGAAGGGTGGAGATGGTTATTCTTGATTGAAGGCGTAATCACTTTTTTCATTGGACTTTCGGCGTTCTACTTGATGGTACCTTCAGCAGTTGAAACAAGGAACTGGATGCACCCAAAAGGGTGGTTTAGTGACCGTGAAGAGAAAATTGTTGTCAACCGAATCTTGCGTGATGATCCAACCAAGGGGTCAATGAATAACAGACAAGCACTTGGTATTAAAGAATTGGGGGCTAGTTTGATGGACTATAATCTTTGGCCAATCTTTGCTATTGGGTTTATTGCACATATCGGAAAATCAACCATGGGGACATATTTTACATTAATGAACAAGGAGTTGGGCTTTTCAACATTCGAAACAAACTTGTTAGCCATACCGCCGTCCATTTTGCATATTTCATTCTTGTTGGGAATTACGTGGTTATCTGAACGAGCAAATGAGAGGTCATTTGTATCCTTGGTTGCTCCATTATACGCAGTTCCCCTAATAGCAATCATTCGATGGTGGCATGGGTCAGGTAAGCAGGTATGGGCAACATGGATGTTGTCGACTTTGTTTCTAGGACAGCCATATATTCATGCAATCTGTGTTGCCTGGGTTTCACGTAATTCGAATTCTGTTGGGTCAAGATCAATATGCTCTGCTCTATACAATATGTTTGTTCAAATGGGGGCCATAATTGCTCTGAACATTTATCGAGAAGACGATTTCCCATTGTATAAAAAGGGGAATACcatattgtttttgataGAATTGCTGTTAATCccgttgttgttgtttacgAAATGCTTTTATATTTGgaaaaacaaccaaaaagGTAAACTCTGGAATAAAATGACTGAAGAGGAAAGGGAGTATTATCGTAAGCACAGCACTGATAGGGGCAACGAAAGGTTAGATTTTGTATTTGAACATTAATAGGTAGATGTGTAGGTCCATAAACAAATGAAGAATACTTCTGTACAAAAGTTTTTCACGAAACGCGTGGATTAATTTTCacttttcttgtttgaGCTAATAATGAATAACGTCAACGGTATGTACCAGGCTTATACTCTTTCTGCCAACCTACAACTAACATATCATAGACCTTTTCACCCAGATCGTATCATGTAACGATAAACTGGAATTGCACAAGATCCAAGTTGAACTTGACGAGATAAgcaaaaattcaacaacaccCGATCAACCTTCTTATATCCAGAAACTAACTACAGACAAGCttaaaatattgaataaCCTTTTACAGTCGAAACAAAACCAGCTAAGCAAAAGGagatttgaattcaaaGGAGAGCCAGTAGCACCCGTATTGAAATCGCTGGTGGCCAATGACCAAAATGTCGATGACACATCCAaatcaatacaaaaaatcaacaaccagATTTTGGAAATATCACTGAATGAACACATGGTAGTTGATTGTTTTAGCAATTCTTACGTACAAACTACAAATGAAATTCCATCAATCCATCTTAAAGGTGGCGACAGATCAATATGTAAGTTAACAGTCCAGGGTCCAGTATTCATTCATGATGTTAGAAATAGCATACTAGTATTGTCATGCCACCAGGCGAGATTACACAATATTCACAATTCGTTAGTCATCATACAGTCTGTTCAAAATAACCGaataattattgaaaattgcaATCAAATAAAGGTCAGCTCTGGAATTGAAGTTGACgatttcaattttccaACAAAGGAAATAAAGAATCCCCATTTTGAAGTTTTAATGAGAGACGTATCAGATGAGGTGTTGAATGGAGTGAGAAGAATTGCACAAACAAGCGATATTGCAACAGTAATTAATAAGTACATTGATGTCTACCACTGAATATCCGCTACGGTTTTTTGCTAAAACAGTTTTATTGCCATAAGTAGCGCCGGATTCCCCCTTTCGCAAGATCCCGTAGGgggaaaaatatttcaagaCTTTTCCGTTCCCCACTAACTACTAGAtcctgaaaaaaaaagaaaccattttttttgttgtggCGGtaaacttttttcaatttgttgagaTTGCGGGGCCAAACTTCACCTACACGCTTAAATCTTTGCAGTGGGGAAATCGgctttgaaaaattaccGAGGACCGGCCATGAGCTGGACTACCAAATATAAATACTGTTtaatatctttttctttattttttgctTAACTaagaatcaacaaatagTAATGACAAAGTTACCTTCGATTTCAGAAACTGATACCGTCTACGCAGACGACACTAAACcttatatttttgaaaacccCAATGACTACCCAATAGAAACTTTAGTTAACCACATTTTACCATTCCCGCAAGAGGTTGCTGGAGAATCTGTTAAAATTCCCGGTACTGCTGAGACAGGATTTTCAGAAATATACCGTAACGCAGCCACTCCCAATGGAATCAAATCAGGTTTAATTCAAGGATTAGATACTTATCATGcgatatttgaaaattcagCACAGGTATATGCTGATGAACCATGTCTTGCTTTCCATGAATACGACTACGAAAACTCTCAGCATTTGGAGAGATACGCTTCAATCAGCTACAAAGAGGTCCATGAAAGGAAAAACAATTTGGCTGCAGGGTTGTTCTTTTTGTTATCGGCCAACCCgttcaaaaacaattcgTTGGAGTCGCACCGCAAGATCGATAGCCATAGCAAGGATTATAAAACTTATAATAGCGACAATTTATCCTTTGTTGTGACATTCTATTCCGGTAATAGAGTTGAATGGATCTTGTCAGATTTGGCGTGTTCCTCCAACTCAATCACCTCGACTGCATTGTATGACACTTTGGGACATGATGCATCGAAATATATTTTAGAGTCTACTGAATCCCCAGTTATCATTTCCTCCAAAGAACATATTCGTGggttaattgatttgaagaaagaagacGCTCAAGGCTTGGCTTCGATTATCTTGATTGTGTCAATGGAACCTTTAACCCAAAAGGATCAACACTTGGTGGATTTTGCTGAGTCAAACAACATTAAATTGTATGATTTTTCTCAAGTTGAACGTACTGGGGCCATTTTCCCTCACAAAGAGTGCCCACCAAATAGCGAGACAGTTTTTACAATCACCTTCACCTCAGGTACCACTGGTGCAAACCCCAAGGGAGTTCTTTTACCACAAAGATGTTGTGCTTCAGCAATAATTGGTTACAGTGCATTAGTCCCCCACCATAAAGGAACTAAAGAATTTGCGTTTTTGCCGTTAGCTcatatttttgaaagaCACATGCTGTCAGCAATGTTTTTATTTGGAGGGTCAGTAGCATTTCCAAGACTAGGTGGAACTCCATTGACTCTTTTcgaagatttgaaattgtggAAACCAACATTTATGGCGAACGTACCAAGAATATTTACCAAGATCGAAGCTGGAATTAAGGCAACCACGATTGACTCCACTTCATCAGTTACTCGCTCTCTTTATAGCCGAGCCATTGAAACTAAACGCAGCAGACAAATAAAAGATGGTGAAAGTGGCGACCATTTCGTTTACgatcaattattgattaaGAAGTTAAGAAAAGCGATTGGGTTTGACAATATGGAATTTTGCTTTACTGGTGGTGCTCCAATTTCTCCAGACACTATC
The Candida albicans SC5314 chromosome 7, complete sequence genome window above contains:
- the FAA2-3 gene encoding Faa2-3p (Predicted acyl CoA synthetase), with translation MTKLPSISETDTVYADDTKPYIFENPNDYPIETLVNHILPFPQEVAGESVKIPGTAETGFSEIYRNAATPNGIKSGLIQGLDTYHAIFENSAQVYADEPCLAFHEYDYENSQHLERYASISYKEVHERKNNLAAGLFFLLSANPFKNNSLESHRKIDSHSKDYKTYNSDNLSFVVTFYSGNRVEWILSDLACSSNSITSTALYDTLGHDASKYILESTESPVIISSKEHIRGLIDLKKEDAQGLASIILIVSMEPLTQKDQHLVDFAESNNIKLYDFSQVERTGAIFPHKECPPNSETVFTITFTSGTTGANPKGVLLPQRCCASAIIGYSALVPHHKGTKEFAFLPLAHIFERHMSSAMFLFGGSVAFPRLGGTPLTLFEDLKLWKPTFMANVPRIFTKIEAGIKATTIDSTSSVTRSLYSRAIETKRSRQIKDGESGDHFVYDQLLIKKLRKAIGFDNMEFCFTGGAPISPDTIKFLKASLGIGFAQGYGSSESFAGMLMSLPFKHSSVGTCGVISPTMEARIRELPSMGYNLNDENGPRGELQLRGAQLFTKYYKNEEETSKAIDKDGWFSTGDVAQITDDGLFKIIDRVKNFFKLAQGEYVTPEKIEGVYLSSNSLLTQLFVHGDFLQTYLVGIVGVDPVGIRSYIKTTFQKDISTNEEVIAFFESPKNRRVLLQDINGNVAGKLQGFEKIHNIEVAFEPLTLDRGVVTPTMKIRRPICTKFFKKEIEKLYNEGSLVKNGNL